One region of Aminobacterium colombiense DSM 12261 genomic DNA includes:
- the mnmG gene encoding tRNA uridine-5-carboxymethylaminomethyl(34) synthesis enzyme MnmG has product MEQKKYDVIVVGGGHAGCEASLAAARMGARTLMLNLYLDNTALMPCNPSIGGPAKGHLVREGNALGGEQARAADYSTMLVRWLNTSKGPAVQALRAQCDLRDYHDHFIWTIETTPNLEVHQDIVTDLWIENGSIRGVKTKYGFTYEAGAVILTTGTYLRGQVHIGLLNYSSGPMGQVPSTELSRSLLESGIEMGRMRTDTTPRLHIDTIDTSSLIEQKSAEEPLCFDLWGEKKTYTGYSCYLTRTNSYLHNIIRENLERSPLWTGRMSGLGPRYCPSIEDKIIRFPDKDSHLIFLEPVSRKNKEVYVQNFSTSLPYDIQVEIVHALPGCEKAQITRAGYAIEYDYVIPTQLAPSLETKNIRGLFCAGQINGTSGYEEAAAQGLIAGMNAVLYTRKEAPVVLKRSDAYIGVLIDDLVTKGTNEPYRMLTSRCEYRLLLRFDNADRRLAPIGRRMGLIDDVKWQILREKWAAVDHEKERLSNLRINPSEEVNDWLVRAGSSPLEESVRAIDLLCRPEVTYGAMRPFLPSIERPLTDEEAQSLAIEVKYAGYIERQQRQVIRLSKGEKVYIPEDFSYDEVPGLLSESRQKLEKIRPQNLAQASRISGVTPADIQLLSVYLETRRRRKERGITPSS; this is encoded by the coding sequence ATGGAGCAAAAAAAGTATGATGTAATTGTTGTTGGCGGCGGCCATGCAGGATGCGAAGCATCTTTAGCCGCAGCACGCATGGGAGCGAGAACGCTCATGCTGAACCTTTATCTTGATAATACGGCGCTTATGCCTTGTAATCCATCTATCGGAGGGCCCGCGAAAGGCCATCTTGTAAGAGAAGGAAATGCCTTGGGAGGAGAACAGGCCCGGGCAGCTGATTATTCTACAATGCTCGTACGGTGGCTTAATACATCAAAAGGGCCGGCAGTCCAAGCGTTACGGGCCCAGTGTGACCTTCGCGATTATCATGATCATTTTATATGGACCATAGAGACAACCCCCAACTTGGAAGTACATCAGGATATCGTGACAGATCTGTGGATCGAGAATGGTTCCATTCGCGGCGTTAAGACGAAATACGGTTTCACCTATGAAGCAGGCGCAGTTATTTTAACGACAGGTACTTATTTACGAGGCCAGGTTCACATTGGTCTTTTAAACTACTCATCAGGTCCCATGGGACAAGTGCCATCTACCGAATTGAGTCGTTCTCTTCTTGAGAGTGGTATTGAAATGGGGCGCATGAGAACAGATACGACCCCCCGACTTCATATAGACACTATTGATACATCATCTCTCATTGAACAGAAAAGTGCTGAAGAACCCCTTTGCTTCGACCTCTGGGGAGAGAAAAAGACATACACCGGATATTCCTGTTACCTGACTCGGACGAACAGTTATCTTCATAATATTATCCGCGAAAACCTTGAGCGATCTCCTCTTTGGACAGGGCGCATGAGTGGTCTTGGCCCTCGATATTGCCCTTCCATTGAAGACAAAATTATCCGTTTCCCAGATAAGGACAGTCACCTTATCTTCTTAGAGCCTGTATCACGAAAAAATAAGGAAGTCTACGTACAAAATTTTTCAACAAGCTTGCCCTACGATATTCAGGTTGAGATTGTTCATGCTCTTCCTGGCTGTGAAAAAGCCCAAATTACACGGGCTGGCTACGCAATTGAGTATGACTATGTTATACCAACCCAGCTTGCTCCTTCCCTTGAAACAAAAAATATACGGGGACTCTTCTGCGCGGGACAAATCAATGGAACATCAGGATATGAAGAGGCGGCAGCACAAGGGCTAATCGCTGGTATGAATGCGGTACTCTATACGAGAAAAGAAGCTCCTGTTGTACTTAAGAGGTCAGATGCCTATATCGGCGTACTCATTGATGATCTGGTGACAAAAGGCACAAACGAGCCCTATCGCATGCTTACAAGCCGCTGTGAATATCGCTTGCTTCTCCGTTTCGACAATGCTGATCGTCGTCTCGCCCCTATAGGAAGACGAATGGGCCTTATCGATGATGTCAAGTGGCAGATATTGCGGGAGAAATGGGCGGCTGTGGATCATGAAAAAGAGCGACTTTCAAACCTGAGGATAAACCCATCTGAAGAAGTAAATGATTGGTTAGTCCGCGCAGGCTCTTCTCCCCTTGAAGAAAGTGTCAGGGCGATAGATCTTTTATGCAGGCCAGAAGTGACCTATGGCGCCATGAGACCTTTTTTGCCTTCAATAGAGCGGCCATTAACGGATGAAGAAGCCCAAAGCCTTGCTATTGAAGTAAAGTATGCTGGATATATTGAGCGCCAGCAGCGTCAGGTTATCCGGCTTAGTAAAGGTGAAAAGGTCTATATTCCTGAAGATTTCAGTTATGATGAAGTTCCCGGTCTACTTTCGGAAAGCCGACAGAAGCTCGAAAAGATCAGGCCTCAAAATCTTGCTCAGGCAAGCCGAATATCAGGGGTGACACCGGCAGATATACAGCTTCTGTCTGTTTATCTTGAAACCAGAAGGAGGCGGAAGGAGCGTGGCATTACGCCATCGTCATGA
- the dnaN gene encoding DNA polymerase III subunit beta yields the protein MRLQVSKPDFMKIWQTTERVTSTKSTITSLAGILCRTDDASLTLEATDLKTSIKCIASGVQIEEGGEAILPVKVVGELFKKAPTDTFTVSVKEGKGIIFAGRNTYRFSTYPVEEFPHLPSSENAKFFCTVKAETLAQILSEGTVASTLGEEFPKYLGAALFELKGNDIRIVSTDGRRLSLSKVLLDEYGDTEKILLPLAGLKELLRQLSSLEGDKPVQILHDDALAYFQMGDIEFSIRKIESSFPNYEKILNPQSTTTLTIERSALTEALERVDVVVRDHTRMVIFKLSPNGDLRMMGRAPEIGEAEEILDAQIDGEPLLIAFNVAYLLDGLKALHGESVFITFNGPEGQMSMLRPGRDDFLYMLMPIKLSESDFIHERDEEE from the coding sequence ATGAGACTCCAGGTGAGCAAACCGGATTTTATGAAAATCTGGCAAACGACAGAACGAGTTACGAGTACTAAAAGCACAATTACTTCTCTCGCCGGTATACTATGCCGAACCGATGATGCTTCTTTAACCCTTGAAGCGACAGATCTCAAAACATCTATAAAATGTATTGCTTCTGGAGTACAGATTGAAGAAGGCGGAGAAGCTATCCTTCCAGTTAAAGTTGTTGGAGAACTTTTTAAAAAAGCTCCCACTGATACATTTACAGTTTCAGTCAAGGAAGGAAAAGGGATTATTTTCGCAGGAAGAAATACCTATCGTTTTTCTACATATCCCGTTGAGGAATTTCCTCATCTGCCATCTTCTGAAAATGCAAAATTCTTCTGTACCGTCAAAGCTGAAACGCTAGCCCAAATACTTAGTGAAGGAACAGTGGCAAGTACTTTAGGAGAAGAGTTTCCTAAATATTTAGGAGCAGCACTTTTTGAATTGAAAGGGAATGACATTCGTATTGTTTCCACTGATGGACGGCGTCTCTCCCTATCGAAAGTCCTTCTCGATGAGTATGGAGATACTGAGAAGATTCTTCTTCCTTTAGCAGGATTAAAAGAGCTGCTTCGCCAACTCTCTTCCCTTGAAGGAGATAAACCTGTTCAGATACTTCATGATGATGCACTTGCCTATTTTCAAATGGGTGATATTGAATTTTCTATTCGGAAAATAGAATCTTCCTTCCCAAATTATGAAAAAATATTGAACCCTCAGAGCACTACTACCCTGACCATTGAACGAAGTGCGTTAACAGAAGCGCTTGAAAGGGTAGATGTTGTGGTAAGGGATCATACCCGGATGGTTATCTTTAAACTATCTCCCAATGGAGATCTTCGTATGATGGGACGTGCTCCTGAGATAGGTGAAGCAGAAGAAATCCTTGACGCTCAAATTGACGGAGAACCCCTTCTCATAGCTTTTAATGTAGCGTATCTATTAGATGGATTGAAGGCCCTTCATGGTGAAAGTGTATTTATAACCTTTAATGGCCCAGAGGGACAGATGAGCATGCTCCGTCCTGGCAGGGACGATTTTCTCTATATGCTGATGCCCATTAAATTGAGTGAATCTGATTTTATACATGAAAGGGACGAAGAGGAATAG
- the recF gene encoding DNA replication/repair protein RecF (All proteins in this family for which functions are known are DNA-binding proteins that assist the filamentation of RecA onto DNA for the initiation of recombination or recombinational repair.) has protein sequence MAHCKLTSWHNFKNLTPRRLEWAAGLNLLVGNNGSGKTNALEAIHILSGWGPFRSSRKSFLVNWDTEEKQAYLRGYFSGETNLDIVATVGEKNIIQCDGKRITHGNVRSLIPALAFLPGDLAIVDGAPSVRRQFLDRLCALLFPLYVRKMSDCRRALRHRVILLRERKDPSLTSKVLAPLVSWIWSTRAAAVDLLKIGIQEFRILLPSDIVLTFERGGALDLQDPMQDYWESVRKWREKEHITGVPQVGPQRDDMIITTKGQSVSIVMSRGQRRRTAVALMLAAGWAVERKLRRKPLLILDEIAAELDDRGRNILIDALVESSWQVFAATAESSMNGWPGTVWQVRQGNITPR, from the coding sequence ATAGCTCATTGCAAGCTTACGTCTTGGCACAACTTTAAGAATTTGACGCCCCGCCGTCTTGAATGGGCTGCGGGGCTCAATTTGCTTGTTGGAAACAATGGTTCTGGAAAGACTAATGCTTTGGAAGCCATTCATATTCTTTCTGGATGGGGACCTTTCAGATCTTCTCGTAAATCGTTTCTCGTTAATTGGGATACAGAAGAAAAACAGGCTTATTTACGAGGGTATTTTAGCGGTGAGACAAATCTGGATATTGTTGCGACTGTAGGCGAGAAAAACATTATCCAGTGTGACGGAAAACGAATAACCCATGGAAATGTACGTTCACTCATCCCAGCCTTAGCTTTTCTGCCTGGAGATCTCGCTATTGTTGACGGAGCTCCGTCTGTGCGCCGTCAGTTTCTTGATCGCCTTTGCGCTCTTCTTTTTCCCCTCTATGTGAGAAAAATGAGCGATTGCCGCAGAGCATTGCGCCATCGTGTGATTCTGCTTCGAGAAAGAAAAGATCCTTCCCTTACATCAAAAGTCCTCGCTCCTCTTGTTTCATGGATTTGGTCGACCCGAGCCGCAGCCGTCGATCTGCTAAAAATAGGCATTCAGGAATTTCGCATTCTTCTGCCTTCTGATATAGTGCTTACATTTGAAAGAGGAGGCGCTTTAGACTTGCAGGATCCCATGCAGGACTATTGGGAATCTGTAAGAAAATGGAGAGAAAAAGAACATATAACAGGAGTTCCGCAAGTTGGGCCTCAAAGGGACGATATGATAATAACAACAAAGGGACAGTCTGTATCGATAGTGATGAGCCGTGGGCAAAGAAGAAGGACAGCAGTGGCCCTCATGTTGGCAGCAGGCTGGGCTGTAGAAAGAAAGCTGCGTCGTAAACCTCTTTTGATTCTTGATGAAATAGCGGCAGAGCTTGATGACAGAGGAAGAAATATTCTCATTGATGCCCTAGTAGAGTCTTCATGGCAGGTTTTTGCCGCTACAGCTGAAAGTTCAATGAATGGTTGGCCAGGAACAGTCTGGCAAGTACGTCAGGGAAATATTACACCGAGATAA